One Gemmatimonadota bacterium DNA window includes the following coding sequences:
- a CDS encoding cold shock domain-containing protein: protein MQVTPEIALRDVPRTPEIEAAIVDGIAMLEETGRRITSCRVMVELPHRRHRSGNTYHVRIDLRLPGTEILVNRPPPLSGPEEPMVAIADAFATARARLLHGAEKRRDSRKPREEAHPMGRVARLFPSDGYGFLETPDGREVYFHENAVTGRGFGELQVGQEVQFSEGSGDEGPQASAVIP, encoded by the coding sequence ATGCAAGTGACACCGGAAATCGCGCTCAGGGACGTACCTCGGACCCCCGAGATCGAGGCCGCCATCGTGGACGGGATCGCGATGCTCGAAGAAACGGGTCGAAGGATCACGAGCTGCCGAGTCATGGTCGAGCTTCCCCACCGCCGGCATCGCAGCGGGAACACCTACCACGTGAGGATCGACCTGAGGCTTCCCGGGACGGAGATCCTGGTGAACCGGCCACCCCCGCTCTCCGGTCCCGAGGAGCCCATGGTCGCGATCGCCGACGCTTTCGCGACCGCGCGCGCGCGACTCCTGCATGGCGCCGAGAAGCGTAGGGACAGTCGGAAGCCGCGTGAGGAAGCGCATCCGATGGGAAGGGTGGCTCGGCTGTTTCCATCCGACGGGTACGGCTTCCTCGAGACGCCGGACGGGCGCGAGGTATACTTCCACGAGAACGCGGTCACGGGACGGGGCTTCGGTGAGCTCCAGGTGGGGCAGGAGGTTCAGTTCTCGGAGGGGTCGGGCGACGAGGGCCCGCAGGCGTCGGCCGTGATTCCATAG
- a CDS encoding CBS domain-containing protein, with protein MSVGRICTRVVATAGGEEKVAEAARRMVEHNVGTLVVVDADSKPRGILTDRDIVIRCVARNLSPEDASVGEIMTAPVRSVDESTPIEQVLGTMEGAGTRRMVVTGKGGTLAGLVSVDDILELLGDEVSRIAGILAREAPVLTPRT; from the coding sequence ATGTCCGTTGGAAGAATTTGCACCCGCGTGGTGGCCACGGCGGGTGGCGAGGAGAAGGTGGCGGAGGCCGCGCGCAGGATGGTCGAGCACAACGTAGGGACTCTCGTGGTCGTGGATGCGGATTCGAAGCCCCGCGGGATCCTCACGGACCGGGACATCGTGATTCGCTGCGTGGCCCGGAACCTCTCGCCGGAGGACGCAAGCGTGGGCGAGATCATGACGGCTCCCGTGCGATCCGTGGACGAATCCACGCCAATCGAGCAGGTGCTCGGGACCATGGAGGGGGCGGGAACGCGACGCATGGTGGTGACCGGAAAGGGGGGAACGCTCGCCGGCCTCGTGTCGGTGGACGATATCCTCGAGCTTCTGGGCGACGAGGTCTCGCGTATCGCGGGCATCCTGGCTCGAGAGGCGCCCGTTCTCACGCCCCGAACCTGA
- a CDS encoding chitin deacetylase family protein, with amino-acid sequence MNLLVPLAIGLTFLGSAIIALPALAVEWARRSTPEVVFSVDTAEKIVALTIDDGPSAATPEILEVLERYGARATFFLIGEEVERRTGLVRTVVEQGHELGHHMMLDAPSRELPDDVFALDFDEMDRRLDKLGGSSLFRPGSGWYDDRMVRAAAERGYRTVLGSVYPFDAQIPWPGFLSWYVLQNAGPGSILVLHDGAERGPRTAEVLRSVLPELARRGYRVVTVSDLLALE; translated from the coding sequence ATGAACCTGCTTGTCCCGCTTGCCATCGGGCTCACCTTTCTCGGGTCGGCCATCATCGCCCTCCCCGCCCTCGCGGTGGAGTGGGCCCGGCGGAGCACACCCGAGGTGGTCTTCTCCGTGGACACGGCGGAGAAGATCGTGGCGCTCACGATCGACGACGGACCCTCCGCCGCCACCCCTGAGATCTTGGAGGTCCTCGAGAGGTACGGGGCCCGGGCGACCTTCTTCCTCATTGGCGAGGAGGTGGAGCGGCGCACGGGCCTGGTCCGGACGGTTGTCGAACAAGGGCACGAGCTCGGACATCACATGATGCTGGACGCGCCGTCGCGGGAGCTTCCGGACGACGTCTTCGCATTGGACTTCGACGAGATGGACCGCCGGCTCGACAAGCTTGGGGGGAGCAGCCTCTTCCGGCCCGGTTCGGGGTGGTACGACGACCGGATGGTCCGCGCCGCCGCGGAGCGCGGGTACCGCACCGTCCTTGGATCCGTGTACCCTTTCGATGCCCAGATTCCGTGGCCCGGATTCCTCTCCTGGTACGTTCTCCAGAACGCGGGTCCCGGGTCGATTCTCGTCCTCCACGACGGGGCCGAGCGCGGCCCGAGAACCGCCGAGGTGCTGCGCTCCGTCCTTCCGGAGCTGGCCCGACGGGGCTACAGGGTCGTCACAGTCTCGGACCTGCTCGCGCTCGAGTAG
- a CDS encoding acyltransferase family protein → MARRDDIDWLRLLAILLVFVTHAAQVFSPIDDWHIENAEPSRALGQFTVFMGPWLMPLFMMLAGQSAWFALRSRDSGHFLRERLFKLFVPLVAGILVVVPPQVYLRRVSRGEFEGSYFAFYPHFFDGVFPEGNLSWGHLWFLAYLFAYTVVGLPAFRFLQSPRGRRWLGTLSRACDWPGGILWLFLPLALGQILLRPYFTRTTGAVVGDWATHAWFFPVYVLGFAVMLEPRLGQAIGRDWRSALFPAVLTSLGLFLFAQPGNVYERIPADPSLWHITFWTGFTLSTWSWLVFLTGAAREYLAFSSPSLRYWGDRVYPFYVFHQTAIVIVAFYVVQWPLPIAGKFLVILGLSFAGTVLVLEAVGRIPRVRGLFGLRETLPGASPVRLAER, encoded by the coding sequence GTGGCACGCCGCGACGACATCGACTGGTTGCGGCTGCTCGCCATCCTCCTGGTCTTCGTGACCCACGCGGCCCAGGTGTTCAGCCCGATCGACGACTGGCACATCGAGAACGCGGAGCCCAGCCGGGCGCTGGGCCAGTTCACCGTGTTCATGGGGCCGTGGCTCATGCCCCTCTTCATGATGCTCGCGGGGCAGAGCGCCTGGTTCGCCCTCCGGAGCCGGGACAGCGGCCACTTCCTCCGGGAGCGTCTCTTCAAGCTCTTCGTGCCGCTGGTGGCCGGCATCCTGGTGGTGGTGCCTCCCCAGGTGTACCTGCGGCGGGTGTCGCGCGGGGAGTTCGAGGGCAGCTACTTCGCATTTTACCCCCATTTCTTCGACGGCGTCTTTCCTGAAGGCAACCTCTCGTGGGGCCACCTCTGGTTTCTGGCCTACCTGTTCGCGTACACGGTGGTGGGCCTGCCCGCGTTCCGCTTTCTCCAGAGCCCGCGCGGACGCCGTTGGCTCGGGACGCTTTCGCGCGCTTGCGACTGGCCCGGCGGCATCCTCTGGCTCTTCCTTCCCCTCGCCCTGGGACAGATCCTGCTCCGTCCCTACTTTACGCGGACCACGGGCGCGGTCGTCGGGGACTGGGCTACGCACGCCTGGTTCTTTCCCGTCTACGTGCTCGGCTTCGCGGTCATGCTGGAGCCCCGCCTCGGGCAAGCAATCGGCCGGGACTGGCGAAGCGCGCTCTTTCCCGCCGTGCTCACCTCGCTCGGCCTTTTCCTCTTCGCGCAGCCGGGAAACGTGTACGAGCGGATCCCCGCGGATCCGTCGCTCTGGCACATCACGTTCTGGACCGGGTTCACGCTTTCCACCTGGTCGTGGCTCGTCTTCCTCACCGGGGCCGCGCGCGAGTATCTGGCGTTCTCCTCTCCCTCCCTGCGCTACTGGGGGGATCGCGTCTACCCGTTCTACGTTTTCCACCAGACCGCGATCGTGATCGTGGCCTTCTACGTCGTGCAGTGGCCACTGCCGATCGCGGGCAAGTTCCTCGTGATCCTGGGACTCTCCTTCGCCGGGACGGTCCTGGTGCTGGAGGCGGTCGGGCGGATCCCGCGCGTGCGGGGCCTATTCGGCCTACGCGAGACCCTTCCCGGGGCGAGCCCCGTCCGGTTGGCCGAGCGGTAG
- a CDS encoding cytochrome c — translation MREETARGAALGTGILVIAGALLFGGLQERASGVPPVAAATPSTGIEAVPPIQEPVQTHDSVLAEGRRVYQEQRCSACHSIAGVGSPRSPLDGVGGRLSGAEIRLWIVDPQAARPGVRKPAFDDLPEAQIVALVAYLETLRPPEP, via the coding sequence ATGAGAGAAGAAACGGCGAGAGGAGCCGCGCTGGGGACCGGGATTCTGGTCATCGCCGGCGCGCTCCTGTTCGGAGGCCTTCAGGAGCGCGCGTCGGGCGTCCCACCTGTCGCCGCGGCGACCCCGTCCACGGGCATCGAGGCGGTTCCCCCGATCCAGGAACCCGTCCAGACCCACGACTCTGTCCTTGCCGAGGGAAGGCGGGTTTACCAGGAGCAGCGTTGCTCGGCCTGTCACTCGATCGCCGGGGTGGGGAGCCCGAGGAGCCCCCTGGACGGAGTCGGCGGCCGGCTGAGCGGCGCGGAGATCCGCCTCTGGATCGTAGATCCCCAGGCGGCGCGGCCCGGAGTCAGGAAACCCGCCTTTGACGACCTCCCGGAGGCGCAAATCGTCGCGCTCGTCGCCTACCTGGAGACCCTCCGGCCTCCGGAGCCGTGA
- a CDS encoding ferric reductase-like transmembrane domain-containing protein, which yields MRTVLHGAFWLAVYLAVVLTPLVVLLLAPTPAGGGFWWDVAIGFGFAGLVMMGVQFLLTARFRRATAPFGIDAIYYFHRYLAYVAVAVLLAHPVVLIAINPALLSYMNPFAAPWEMAAGTTSLFLLLVLVASSAWRKRLRIPYEAWRVAHLLLASGAVGLALAHMGGIGYYAGTPAVRVLWVGIGFSLVGIVVWVRVLGPWRLLRSPFRVTDVRPEPGDSWTLALEPEGHEGFSFDPGQFAWVSLGHSPFAMKEHPFSIASSPSPGGRLEFTIKELGDFTRTVGRIRPGEAAYVDGPYGAFSIDRCPEAAGYVFIAGGIGVAPIVSMLRALADRGDTRPHRLFQAHSRLDRVPLGEAVAELEKCMDLRVVHVLEDPPEGWAGERGWITREMLDRHLPTERRDLEYFVCGPVPMNRAVGRYLRELGIPTSRIHTELFDLV from the coding sequence ATGAGAACCGTGCTTCACGGGGCGTTCTGGCTCGCCGTCTATCTGGCTGTCGTGCTCACGCCGCTCGTCGTCCTGCTCCTGGCTCCGACCCCGGCGGGGGGAGGGTTCTGGTGGGACGTGGCGATCGGCTTCGGCTTCGCGGGACTCGTCATGATGGGCGTGCAGTTCCTCCTCACCGCCCGCTTTCGCCGGGCCACGGCCCCCTTCGGGATCGACGCGATTTACTACTTTCACCGCTACCTCGCGTACGTGGCGGTCGCGGTCCTGCTCGCGCACCCGGTAGTACTGATCGCGATCAATCCCGCGCTCCTCTCCTACATGAACCCGTTCGCCGCGCCGTGGGAGATGGCGGCCGGAACCACCTCCCTCTTCCTCCTTCTCGTCCTCGTGGCGAGCTCCGCCTGGCGAAAGCGGCTCCGGATTCCATACGAGGCCTGGCGGGTCGCGCATCTCCTCCTCGCCTCGGGGGCCGTGGGCCTCGCCCTCGCGCATATGGGGGGAATCGGGTATTACGCGGGGACGCCCGCGGTTCGCGTTCTATGGGTCGGGATCGGCTTCTCCCTTGTCGGGATCGTCGTCTGGGTGAGGGTGCTCGGGCCCTGGCGCCTGCTTCGCTCCCCCTTTCGGGTCACCGACGTGCGACCGGAGCCCGGGGACTCGTGGACGCTGGCCCTGGAGCCCGAGGGACACGAGGGGTTTTCGTTCGACCCGGGCCAGTTCGCGTGGGTCTCCCTGGGCCACTCCCCCTTCGCCATGAAGGAGCACCCGTTCTCCATCGCCTCCAGCCCCTCCCCCGGAGGGCGCCTCGAGTTCACGATCAAGGAGCTCGGAGACTTCACCCGTACGGTGGGCCGGATCCGACCCGGGGAGGCCGCTTACGTGGACGGCCCCTACGGGGCCTTCTCCATCGACCGCTGCCCGGAGGCCGCCGGGTACGTCTTCATCGCGGGAGGGATCGGAGTCGCGCCGATCGTGAGCATGCTCCGGGCCCTCGCGGACCGGGGAGACACGCGCCCGCACCGACTCTTCCAGGCGCACAGCCGGCTGGACCGGGTGCCTCTGGGGGAGGCCGTGGCCGAGCTCGAGAAGTGCATGGACCTTCGGGTCGTCCACGTGCTGGAGGACCCGCCGGAGGGATGGGCCGGGGAGCGGGGGTGGATCACCCGGGAGATGCTGGACCGGCACCTCCCCACGGAGCGGCGCGACCTCGAGTACTTCGTCTGTGGTCCGGTTCCCATGAACCGGGCCGTTGGCCGATACCTCCGCGAGTTGGGGATTCCCACGTCGCGGATCCATACAGAGCTTTTCGATCTGGTCTGA
- the ftsH gene encoding ATP-dependent zinc metalloprotease FtsH has protein sequence MTDSVRDILRTAVRVALMLGVAWAVVFLSRGGLEGVRPEAVAYSRFLEALDREEVAEVSISPEAVVWRERAAPEGVVFRAVRVPGVDDAEIVARLHETGALIVGEFPGEGWGPVLVWLLPMGVLLLFWAWFLRGMAGRGRPEALSFGSSRPKIWDQTTARATFDDVAGVDEAVTELREVVDFLRNKERYTRIGARIPKGVLLVGPTGTGKTLLARATAGEAGVPFFTTSGAEFVEMFVGVGAARVRDLFRQARERAPCIVFIDEIDGLGKTRAGPGSPVSNDEREQTLNQLLIELDGFDASGGVIMMAATNRPDLLDPALQRPGRFDRQIFVDRPDLRGREAILAIHARRIQLEPNVDLRVVAARTPGFAGAQLANVVNEAALLAVRGYRERVTMKDLDEAIDRVMAGLERTSRALIAREHEIVAHHEMGHALVGMLLPNADPVHKVSIVPRGATALGVTIQTPLHDRYLLSESELRDRLTVELAGRAAEEIVFGEGSTGSADDLQGATELARRMATQFGMTEGVGPVSLEDGPGASFSELSLLPQRYSEATARAVDREVRRLVEEAYSRALLLLREKEDVLRTLAKELKEREVLEGEELASRMQELGCFAPEVSGSPR, from the coding sequence ATGACCGACTCCGTCCGGGACATTCTCCGCACCGCGGTCCGCGTCGCCCTGATGCTCGGGGTCGCCTGGGCCGTCGTCTTCCTCAGCCGCGGGGGCCTCGAGGGCGTCCGGCCCGAGGCGGTAGCCTACTCGCGCTTCCTGGAAGCACTCGACCGGGAGGAAGTGGCGGAGGTGTCGATCTCGCCCGAGGCCGTCGTCTGGCGCGAGCGGGCTGCTCCCGAAGGCGTCGTCTTCCGCGCTGTGCGGGTTCCCGGGGTCGATGACGCGGAGATCGTGGCCCGCCTCCACGAGACCGGCGCCCTGATCGTGGGGGAGTTCCCTGGAGAGGGGTGGGGCCCGGTGCTCGTGTGGCTCCTCCCCATGGGCGTCCTGCTCCTCTTCTGGGCCTGGTTCCTCCGTGGAATGGCGGGGAGAGGACGCCCGGAGGCGCTAAGCTTCGGCTCCAGCCGGCCGAAGATCTGGGACCAGACCACCGCCCGCGCGACGTTCGATGACGTGGCCGGGGTGGACGAAGCGGTGACGGAGCTCCGCGAAGTCGTGGACTTCCTCCGTAACAAGGAGCGCTATACCCGGATCGGGGCGCGCATCCCCAAGGGAGTCCTCCTCGTGGGTCCCACGGGCACGGGCAAGACTCTTCTCGCCCGTGCCACTGCCGGTGAGGCGGGGGTGCCGTTCTTCACCACCTCCGGCGCCGAGTTCGTCGAGATGTTCGTCGGCGTAGGCGCGGCGCGAGTCCGGGATCTCTTTCGTCAAGCCAGGGAGAGGGCTCCGTGCATCGTGTTCATCGACGAGATCGACGGGCTCGGGAAGACCCGGGCGGGACCGGGCTCACCCGTGAGCAACGACGAACGGGAGCAGACGCTGAACCAGCTCCTGATCGAGTTGGACGGGTTCGACGCCTCGGGCGGAGTCATCATGATGGCCGCCACCAACCGTCCGGACCTCCTCGACCCGGCGCTTCAGCGGCCGGGGCGCTTCGATCGTCAGATCTTCGTGGACCGCCCGGACCTGCGGGGCCGGGAGGCGATCCTGGCCATCCACGCGCGCCGAATTCAGCTCGAACCCAACGTGGACCTGAGGGTCGTGGCGGCCCGTACACCCGGGTTCGCCGGGGCTCAGCTCGCGAACGTCGTGAACGAGGCGGCTCTGCTTGCGGTGCGTGGCTATCGAGAGCGCGTCACGATGAAGGACCTGGACGAAGCCATCGACCGGGTCATGGCCGGGCTGGAGCGGACCAGCCGTGCACTCATCGCACGAGAGCACGAGATCGTGGCCCACCACGAAATGGGGCATGCGCTCGTCGGGATGCTCCTTCCCAACGCCGATCCCGTCCACAAGGTCAGCATCGTTCCGCGTGGAGCCACAGCGCTCGGCGTTACCATCCAAACCCCTCTGCACGACCGCTATCTCCTGAGCGAATCGGAACTGCGGGACCGCCTGACCGTGGAGCTCGCCGGGCGCGCCGCCGAGGAGATCGTCTTCGGGGAGGGGAGCACGGGATCCGCCGACGACCTTCAGGGGGCAACGGAGCTCGCCCGCCGGATGGCCACCCAGTTCGGGATGACGGAAGGAGTGGGGCCCGTCTCCCTGGAGGACGGACCGGGCGCTTCCTTCAGCGAGCTTTCCCTGCTTCCTCAACGGTATTCGGAGGCGACCGCGCGTGCGGTCGATCGCGAGGTGCGCCGGCTCGTAGAGGAGGCCTATTCCCGCGCCCTGCTTCTTCTCCGCGAGAAAGAGGACGTCCTTCGTACCCTGGCCAAGGAACTCAAGGAAAGGGAAGTCCTCGAGGGGGAGGAGCTGGCGAGCCGGATGCAGGAGTTGGGATGCTTCGCGCCGGAGGTCTCGGGGTCGCCTCGATAA
- a CDS encoding PIN domain-containing protein, with translation MRLFLDANIVFDVLAKREPWFAHSASVMSLLESDDVHGIVAAHSATTLCYLCSKHLGAERATTAIVDLLDLVTVAPIDQDAILKALALHWTDFEDALLALSAAEGAVDYLVTRISDDFRNASGPVASPSELLALLRASD, from the coding sequence TTGAGGCTATTCCTCGATGCCAACATCGTGTTCGACGTCCTGGCCAAGCGAGAGCCGTGGTTCGCGCACTCCGCAAGCGTCATGTCCTTACTTGAGTCCGACGACGTTCACGGGATCGTTGCTGCCCATTCCGCCACGACGCTCTGCTACCTCTGTTCCAAACACCTTGGAGCCGAGCGTGCCACGACCGCAATCGTCGACCTGCTGGACCTCGTCACAGTGGCTCCCATCGACCAGGATGCCATTCTCAAGGCGCTCGCCCTACACTGGACTGACTTCGAAGACGCCCTTCTGGCCCTCAGCGCTGCCGAAGGAGCCGTGGACTACCTGGTCACTCGGATTTCCGACGACTTCCGAAATGCATCGGGCCCCGTCGCTTCCCCTTCCGAACTCCTGGCCCTCCTCCGTGCATCGGACTAA
- a CDS encoding dihydrofolate reductase family protein, translating to MADADSCVTIHMVASLDGFIARKDGSVDWLETSDEFEDGETLDPETVEEFLTAIDCYVMGSRTYETALDLEAKGFGWSYGDKPIFVLTSREFSKTRDAVEFYSGDLRALVNERLRPTFRNIWVVGGGAVSGACLRLGLADEVRYSIMPILIGDGISFFEGLDRDVELHLLEVKAYKSGMLALRHEVRK from the coding sequence ATGGCGGACGCTGATTCTTGCGTGACGATCCACATGGTAGCGAGCCTCGACGGCTTCATCGCTCGAAAGGACGGGAGCGTAGACTGGCTAGAAACCTCGGACGAGTTCGAAGACGGGGAGACGCTGGACCCGGAAACTGTCGAGGAGTTTCTCACGGCGATCGACTGCTACGTCATGGGGTCTCGAACCTATGAGACCGCCTTGGATCTTGAGGCGAAGGGGTTCGGTTGGTCCTACGGCGACAAGCCCATCTTCGTCCTCACGAGCCGAGAGTTTTCGAAGACCCGGGATGCGGTCGAGTTCTATTCTGGCGATCTCCGGGCACTGGTGAATGAGCGGCTGAGACCAACCTTCCGTAACATCTGGGTTGTGGGAGGTGGCGCAGTTTCGGGTGCATGTCTTCGCCTCGGCTTGGCCGACGAAGTTCGCTACTCGATCATGCCCATCTTGATCGGTGACGGCATCTCCTTCTTCGAGGGGCTCGACAGAGACGTGGAGCTTCACCTGTTGGAGGTGAAGGCGTACAAGAGTGGCATGCTTGCGCTTCGCCACGAGGTTCGGAAGTAG
- a CDS encoding type II toxin-antitoxin system PemK/MazF family toxin, whose product MARILRGEIRWADLNPPRGHEQAGHRPVLILSHDVFNERSGTVIAVALTSQEPRAGFPLTLESKADGLPKASWIKISQIRTLTAERIGRRIARASEEEVARVIEGLNEILGS is encoded by the coding sequence GTGGCCCGAATACTGAGGGGGGAAATTCGTTGGGCCGACCTAAACCCCCCTCGCGGTCATGAACAAGCGGGCCATCGTCCGGTCCTTATCCTAAGCCACGATGTGTTCAACGAGCGATCAGGGACCGTGATCGCGGTCGCGCTCACGAGCCAGGAGCCCCGGGCGGGATTCCCACTCACTCTGGAGTCCAAGGCGGACGGTCTTCCTAAAGCGTCCTGGATAAAGATCAGCCAAATCCGGACCTTGACGGCGGAACGAATCGGGCGACGTATCGCTCGTGCATCGGAGGAGGAGGTCGCTCGGGTCATCGAGGGCCTCAACGAAATCCTAGGTAGCTGA
- a CDS encoding ribbon-helix-helix domain-containing protein, with amino-acid sequence MPKTKVAVTLDSEILGELDELIARRQFPNRSQAIEAAVAEKLERLARTRLAREAAKLDRTEEKALAEEGMDSELDSWPEY; translated from the coding sequence ATGCCCAAGACAAAAGTTGCGGTGACGCTCGACTCCGAAATCCTCGGGGAGCTGGATGAGTTGATCGCCCGGCGCCAGTTCCCTAATCGGAGCCAAGCGATCGAGGCTGCCGTCGCCGAGAAGCTGGAGCGACTTGCACGCACCCGACTGGCCCGGGAGGCTGCGAAGCTCGATCGCACGGAGGAGAAGGCACTCGCCGAGGAAGGCATGGATTCGGAGCTCGACTCGTGGCCCGAATACTGA
- a CDS encoding ABC transporter ATP-binding protein, which translates to MELRIRGVSKTYPNGVQALKDITLTIPVGMYGLLGPNGAGKSTLMRMIATLQEPDEGSIHFGDLDVLEEKDAVRETLGYLPQEFGVYPNVSAEKLLDHFAVLEGIGERGARREVVDALLRQVNLWEVRKQKLGGYSGGMKQRFGVAVALLGNPKLMIVDEPTAGLDPAERVRFLNLLSELGEKSVVLLSTHIVEDASELCTRMAVIDEGEILLETEPLRAINDLRGRIWRRVVSKEELPELQREHSVLSTKLLAGRPVVRAFGDTAPGPGFEPAEPILEDVYFSAMAGQIGGRRGRSEVTAEP; encoded by the coding sequence GTGGAGCTCCGAATCCGAGGCGTCTCGAAGACCTACCCGAACGGGGTGCAGGCGCTCAAGGACATCACCCTCACGATCCCAGTGGGGATGTACGGGCTCCTTGGTCCGAACGGCGCGGGGAAGTCCACGCTGATGCGAATGATCGCGACGCTTCAGGAGCCGGACGAGGGGAGTATCCACTTCGGCGACCTGGACGTGCTTGAGGAAAAGGACGCGGTGCGCGAGACGCTCGGCTACCTCCCGCAGGAGTTCGGCGTCTATCCGAACGTGAGCGCGGAGAAGTTGCTCGACCACTTCGCGGTACTCGAGGGCATCGGCGAGCGTGGGGCGCGCAGGGAGGTCGTGGATGCCCTTCTTCGCCAGGTAAACCTGTGGGAGGTGCGGAAGCAGAAACTCGGCGGCTATTCGGGCGGGATGAAGCAGCGCTTCGGCGTCGCGGTGGCGCTTCTCGGCAACCCCAAGCTGATGATCGTGGACGAACCGACGGCGGGCCTCGATCCTGCCGAGCGCGTGCGATTCCTGAATCTCCTTTCCGAGCTGGGCGAAAAGAGCGTCGTCCTCCTCTCGACGCACATCGTCGAGGACGCGAGCGAGCTCTGCACCCGGATGGCGGTCATCGACGAAGGCGAGATCCTGCTCGAAACTGAGCCGCTCCGGGCCATCAATGACCTCCGGGGCCGCATCTGGCGCCGCGTGGTCTCGAAGGAGGAGCTCCCCGAACTGCAGCGAGAACACTCCGTCCTCTCGACGAAGCTCCTCGCCGGGCGCCCCGTCGTGCGCGCCTTCGGTGACACGGCCCCCGGCCCCGGCTTCGAACCCGCTGAGCCGATCCTCGAAGATGTCTACTTCAGCGCGATGGCCGGCCAGATCGGGGGGCGCCGCGGGCGGTCGGAGGTGACTGCGGAGCCATGA